The Arachis hypogaea cultivar Tifrunner chromosome 16, arahy.Tifrunner.gnm2.J5K5, whole genome shotgun sequence genome contains a region encoding:
- the LOC112755047 gene encoding uncharacterized protein, whose translation MRYGGGRRRRMLLQPFVVLCAVVTGLGLLMLALRPMDPPITVDFPQDFEFEESNSSSLDGIGGDEDGGDDADATIGVGNAAEEGVGEKTCATVEKMGKDFSRSVGIETLRARRIVEHHFYVNGAARVRDWPPEQFCRHGFVLGKTAEAGFGNEMYKVLTAAALSIMLNRSLIIGQTRGKYPFGDYISYSNFTFTMKEIKHLWRQNNCESKYGRALVMRTDDFEKPTESNVLCSNWKQWKQPIIWFQGTTDAVAAQFFLKNIHTQMRVAASDLFGDPQVLGSRPNVFGELMRVLISPSKDVEAAVDWVIGGGENPDISLHMRMLMNRSIRAVQAALRCIKKAIERQHLTSRPKVVVVSDTPTLVKSIIANISEFAEVIHFDYENFKGSMFQGLQKADFRVKDWGPAPRWVAFVDFFLASRARYASISGAHRRVGTTYAQLIAALAAAQNLGNNSTGSNFAFFSSFQSNLLNDGLKNQIGWGHVWNRYAGPLSCRRQPNQCAFTPLLPPAWWDGLWQSPLPRDINRLASFGIKLSAMGTVDTDSLQNHCNSKKPVVRTVKFDL comes from the exons atgagaTATGGAGGAGGAAGAAGGAGGCGAATGTTGTTGCAACCGTTTGTGGTGTTGTGTGCGGTGGTGACGGGTTTGGGGCTGTTGATGCTGGCGTTGAGGCCGATGGATCCTCCGATTACCGTCGATTTCCCGCAGGATTTCGAGTTCGAAGAGTCCAATAGCTCCAGTTTAGACGGCATCGGTGGCGACGAGGATGGTGGCGACGATGCCGATGCGACCATCGGAGTGGGGAACGCGGCTGAGGAGGGCGTGGGAGAGAAAACGTGCGCGACGGTAGAGAAGATGGGGAAGGATTTCAGCAGAAGCGTTGGGATTGAAACCCTCAGAGCGAGGAGAATTGTTGAACATCATTTTTATGTGAATG GTGCTGCAAGAGTCAGGGATTGGCCCCCGGAGCAGTTCTGTAGGCATGGCTTCGTACTTGGAAAGACAGCTGAGGCAGGTTTTGGGAACGAAATGTACAAGGTTTTAACTGCTGCAGCACTGAGTATAATGTTGAATCGGTCCTTGATCATTGGCCAAACCAG AGGTAAATATCCTTTTGGAGACTACATTTCTTATTCCAACTTTACCTTTACGATGAAAGAAATAAAGCATTTATGGAGACAAAACAATTGTGAAAGCAAATATGGAAGGGCACTGGTTATGAGGACTGATGATTTTGAAAAGCCAACTGAATCAAATGTTCTCTGTAGCAATTGGAAGCAATGGAAGCAACCTATCATATG GTTTCAAGGAACAACAGATGCTGTGGCAGCACAATTCTTCCTAAAAAATATACACACTCAGATGAGGGTTGCTGCTTCTGATTTATTTGGTGATCCACAAGTTCTAGGATCTAGGCCGAATGTATTTGGGGAGCTCATGAGAGTCCTCATATCCCCTTCAAAAGATGTTGAAGCGGCTGTCGATTGGGTTATTGGTGGTGGGGAAAACCCTGACATCTCATTGCATATGCGGATGCTTATGAATAG GTCTATAAGAGCTGTACAGGCAGCATTGCGTTGTATAAAAAAAGCCATAGAGAGACAACACCTAACATCAAGACCAAAGGTGGTTGTTGTGTCAGATACACCTACCCTCGTTAAAAGTATCATAGCCAATATAAGTGAATTTGCTGAG GTTATTCATTTTGATTATGAAAACTTCAAGGGAAGTATGTTTCAAGGATTGCAGAAGGCTGATTTTAGAGTGAAGGATTGGGGCCCAGCTCCCAGATGGGTTGCTTTTGTTGATTTTTTCCTTGCATCTCGCGCTAGATATGCTTCTATTTCTGGAGCGCACCGGCGAGTTGGTACTACCTATGCTCAGTTAATTGCTGCCCTCGCTGCAGCACAAAATCTAG gaaACAACTCAACCGGTTCAAATTTTGCATTCTTTAGCAGCTTCCAAAGTAATTTGTTGAATGATGGTTTGAAAAACCAGATTGGTTGGGGCCATGTTTGGAACAGATATGCCGGGCCATTGAGTTGTCGCCGTCAGCCCAATCAATGCGCCTTCACGCCACTTCTCCCTCCTGCCTGGTGGGATGGCCTTTGGCAATCTCCTCTTCCAAGGGACATCAATAGACTCGCTTCCTTTGGCATCAAACTATCTGCCATGGGCACAGTTGATACCGATTCCCTTCAGAATCATTGTAATTCAAAGAAACCTGTCGTGAGAACTGTTAAATTCGATTTGTAG
- the LOC112755046 gene encoding exocyst complex component EXO70C2-like: MENNKDAGDEPPRSPMADPTESDPKLETKSETDSQPPPNEGGEDAESAEKKEETAEDVIDDPPLSTPLSLEKAHEDMDQFLETLKQKEEASVEMPVFLDKFLDLVEDKIARYDAGDDRADDSSLLEAVSRISSLMKTVQTQHQPEPLMNRIGSIQQRAMTYLEEDFRLLMEQYRNATESDPGGHDHKGKHVEEQPQEDSENAPEESELDFPGYSEETISSLKEIAGEMVAGGYTAECCQVYMTSRRNAFDDALQKLGFEKFSIDEVQKAHWETLSREMIPSWINTFKQCAAVYFPGERRLVDEVFADRPELAAGIFSNLCRGVVIQLLNFLEGTAMTKRAAEKLFKLLDMYETVRDVIPKMDELFSEEHVAEELKTELNLAKSRLGEATISIFGDFENNIKSDTGKTPVPGGAVHPVTRYVMNYLTTSGDYKETLEQVFKEHSKIERADSTSRPHGESQGQNGKEDEKAAASPFAAQVMRVMDLLDSYLDSKAKLYKDNCLTSFFMMNNGRYILQKIKGSIEMAQVMGDNWCRKRSSELRAYHKKYMRDTWHKVLESLKHEELTVNGKVDKPKLKERFKTFNALFDEIHRTQSSWVVKDGQLQSELRVSISAVIIPAYRAFLGKYAQVLDPGRQTEKYIKYQPEDIENYIDELFDGKPHQSIAKRKT; encoded by the exons ATGGAGAACAACAAAGACGCCGGCGACGAACCGCCACGTTCTCCCATGGCGGACCCCACAGAATCCGATCCCAAACTAGAAACCAAATCAGAAACCGACTCACAGCCACCGCCGAACGAGGGAGGGGAGGATGCAGAGAGCgcagagaagaaggaagagaccGCAGAGGATGTTATTGATGATCCTCCGCTTTCAACCCCGCTAAGCCTCGAGAAGGCGCACGAAGACATGGATCAATTCCTCGAAACACTGAAACAGAAGGAGGAAGCGTCGGTTGAGATGCCTGTTTTCCTTGACAAGTTCTTGGATCTGGTGGAGGACAAGATAGCAAGGTACGACGCTGGAGACGATAGAGCGGATGATTCGTCGTTGTTGGAAGCGGTGAGCCGGATTTCGAGCCTAATGAAAACCGTACAGACTCAGCACCAACCAGAACCGCTCATGAACCGCATCGGCTCGATCCAGCAGCGTGCAATGACGTACTTGGAGGAAGATTTCCGGTTGTTGATGGAACAATATAGAAACGCTACGGAATCAGATCCCGGCGGCCATGACCACAAGGGGAAGCACGTGGAGGAACAGCCGCAGGAGGATTCCGAGAACGCGCCGGAGGAATCCGAGTTGGATTTCCCGGGATATTCCGAGGAAACTATTTCCAGCCTGAAAGAGATTGCCGGCGAAATGGTCGCCGGCGGTTATACCGCTGAGTGCTGCCAGGTTTATATGACCTCAAGGAGGAACGCGTTCGACGATGCTCTGCAAAAATTAGGGTTCGAGAAGTTTAGCATCGACGAGGTCCAGAAGGCGCATTGGGAGACTCTTTCGAGGGAGATGATCCCGTCTTGGATCAACACGTTCAAGCAGTGCGCCGCCGTGTACTTCCCCGGCGAGAGGAGGTTGGTGGATGAGGTGTTCGCCGATCGGCCTGAATTGGCAGCGGGGATCTTTAGCAACCTCTGTCGCGGCGTGGTGATCCAGCTGCTGAACTTCTTGGAGGGAACAGCGATGACAAAGCGCGCGGCGGAGAAGCTCTTCAAGCTCCTCGACATGTACGAGACCGTTCGGGATGTGATCCCGAAAATGGACGAGCTCTTCTCCGAGGAGCACGTGGCGGAAGAGCTGAAGACGGAGCTGAATCTGGCCAAGTCGAGGCTTGGCGAGGCTACTATCTCCATCTTCGGCGACTTCGAGAACAATATAAAGTCTGATACCGGAAAGACGCCGGTGCCAGGTGGCGCCGTACACCCTGTGACGCGCTATGTGATGAACTACCTTACTACAAGTGGTGATTACAAGGAGACGTTGGAGCAGGTTTTCAAGGAGCATTCGAAGATCGAGCGCGCAGATTCCACCAGTAGGCCCCACGGCGAGAGTCAGGGGCAGAATGGGAAAGAGGATGAGAAGGCAGCTGCGTCGCCGTTTGCAGCGCAGGTGATGAGGGTGATGGACTTGCTGGACTCCTACCTCGACTCCAAGGCCAAGCTCTACAAGGATAATTGTCTAACTTCCTTTTTCATGATGAACAATGGAAG GTACATTCTGCAAAAGATAAAGGGGTCAATTGAGATGGCGCAAGTGATGGGAGACAACTGGTGTCGGAAGAGATCCTCAGAGCTTCGAGCATACCACAAAAAATATATGAGAGACACATGGCACAAAGTGTTAGAATCCCTGAAACATGAGGAGCTGACGGTGAACGGCAAGGTTGATAAACCTAAACTAAAGGAAAGGTTCAAGACCTTCAACGCCTTGTTTGACGAGATCCACAGGACACAGAGCTCGTGGGTTGTGAAGGACGGGCAGCTCCAATCAGAGCTTAGGGTCTCCATCTCCGCTGTAATCATCCCCGCTTACAGGGCTTTTCTTGGAAAATACGCTCAGGTATTGGATCCTGGCCGCCAAACAGAGAAGTATATCAAGTACCAACCTGAAGATATAGAGAACTATATTGATGAGTTATTTGATGGAAAGCCTCATCAGTCTATTGCCAAAAGGAAAACATGA